A region of Zeugodacus cucurbitae isolate PBARC_wt_2022May chromosome 5, idZeuCucr1.2, whole genome shotgun sequence DNA encodes the following proteins:
- the LOC105214637 gene encoding ESF1 homolog, translated as MAKDKPQKSVKAKKSDTAQQSATSNASTTTSAIWQDERFQHLVSDPRFRGIPKAQRKVKIDKRFQGMFTDDKFKVKYTVDKYGRRVNKSNVDDLRKYYELNSSDTETDEDESKPQEEVAEADDDEAAEELERRKEEKAITREDDSGASTPSEEEIGENDELGSDGEDVPKTLRERLLNPNIDYARGEGRLVTDSSSDDESSDEGDELEANIDHVWGELDQEAETTDESTNRLAICNMDWDRIRAVDLMVLFSSFLPPGGSVLSVKIYPSEYGKERMREEDIHGPTELVGLGKEMNGAKNDGADFDSDDEELVKDQDSDAEEGDEYHMEKLRQYQLNRLRYYYAVAVFDSIATADKIYKECDGIEYESSATRVDLRFIPDDTNFDEDEPTDICTDLPDTNSYKPRQFTTTALQQAKVDLTWDETAVERQELGEKLSSGKLNEISDKDLRKMVAYSSEEDDDSGDGEEVGEEQKNDELANKSNEELKVEKPKRKKDEIINKYKALLAEINEKEQKKKNNKFEMEISWNVDEQKDDKDKQAEDSEDQNKKQHLTPIEKVLQKRSERNKQRKEERKKKKMQARGLDPDADNSSDSDSIPDGIDMNDPYFAEEFAGGEFVDNKAKKRDKQKKQQSELDKQQAAEEEEKQAKELQLLLDDDDLEEQGKQHFSLEKILKSEQETKSKRKRRKQLKKSKSTIAEETKPIEDNFQININDDRFKAVYTSAKFNIDPTDSHFKKTKAMDLIIKEKLKRRHGDDGLRNGNDGDTQEVEVKRPKKQLENTLLVKSLKRKIQMQQQK; from the exons atgGCAAAAGATAAACCACAAAAATCGGTAAAAGCGAAGAAAAGTGATACAGCACAGCAGAGTGCCACTTCCAATGCGTCAACAACGACATCCGCTATCTGGCAGGATGAACGTTTCCAGCACCTGGTCAGCGATCCTCGTTTTCGCGGCATACCTAAGGCACAGCGAAAAGTGAAGATTGATAAGCGTTTCCAGGGTATGTTCACTGAtgataaatttaaagtaaagtaCACTGTGGATAAGTATGGACGACGTGTCAATAAAAGTAATGTCGACGATCTACGCAAGTACTACGAACTCAATTCATCAGACACTGAAACAGACGAAGATGAAAGTAAGCCACAGGAAGAAGTTGCTGAAGCCGATGATGATGAAGCAGCGGAGGAATTGGAACGACGCAAAGAAGAAAAAGCTATAACACGTGAGGATGATTCCGGTGCGAGCACACCCAGTGAAGAGGAAATAGGTGAAAATGATGAGCTTGGTAGCGATGGCGAAGATGTGCCCAAAACGCTGCGTGAACGCTTATTAAATCCAAATATTGATTATGCGCGTGGTGAAGGCAGATTGGTAACAGATTCCTCATCGGATGATGAGTCCAGTGATGAAGGTGACGAACTTGAGGCAAATATAGATCATGTTTGGGGCGAATTAGATCAAGAAGCGGAGACAACAGATGAATCTACAAATAGATTGGCAATTTGCAATATGGATTGGGATCGTATACGTGCCGTTGATTTAATGGTGTTATTTAGTTCATTTCTACCACCTGGCGGTAGTGTCTTGAGTGTGAAAATATATCCATCGGAATATGGAAAAGAGCGTATGCGAGAAGAGGATATACATGGACCCACTGAACTTGTTGGACTTGGAAAGGAGATGAATGGTGCTAag aatgACGGTGCTGACTTTGACTCAGATGACGAGGAATTGGTCAAAGACCAAGATAGTGATGCTGAGGAAGGCGATGAATATCACATGGAAAAACTACGTCAGTATCAATTAAATCGTTTACGTTATTACTATGCGGTGGCTGTTTTTGATAGTATCGCTACTGCGGATAAGATTTATAAAGAATGCGATGGCATTGAATATGAGAGTTCAGCAACCCGTGTTGATTTACGCTTCATACCCGACGATACTAATTTCGACGAAGACGAGCCGACCGATATATGCACTGATTTGCCAGATACAAATAGCTATAAACCGCGTCAATTTACAACAACTGCCTTGCAACAAGCTAAAGTCGATCTGACTTGGGATGAAACAGCTGTGGAACGACAAGAATTAGGAGAAAAACTGTCCAgtggaaaattaaatgaaattagtgaCAAGGATTTACGGAAGATGGTTGCCTACAGCAGTGAGGAAGATGATGATAGCGGCGACGGAGAAGAAGTTGGGGAAGAGCAGAAAAATGATGAGTTGGCAAACAAATCTAATGAAGAGTTGAAAGTTGAAAAGCCAAAACGTAAAAAGGATGAAATAATCAACAAATACAAAGCACTACTAGCCGAAATCAATGAGAAGGAGCAgaaaaagaagaataataaatttgaaatggaGATAAGTTGGAATGTAGATGAGCAAAAGGATGACAAAGATAAGCAGGCAGAAGACTCCGAGGACCAAAACAAGAAACAGCACTTGACACCAATCGAAAAGGTACTGCAAAAGCGTAGCGAACGCAATAAACAACGCAAAGAGGAacgtaagaagaagaagatgcaaGCGCGTGGCTTAGATCCCGATGCGGACAACTCGTCAGACTCGGACAGCATACCAGACGGTATTGATATGAACGATCCTTATTTTGCGGAAGAATTCGCTGGTGGTGAATTCGTTGACAACAAAGCGAAAAAACGCGATAagcaaaagaaacaacaaagcgAATTGGATAAGCAGCAGGCTGCCGAAGAGGAGGAAAAACAAGCGAAGGAACTACAACTACTCTTGGACGATGATGATTTGGAAGAGCAAGGCAAGCAACACTTCAGCTTAGAGAAAATACTCAAGTCCGAACAAGAAACcaaatcaaaacgtaaacgacgcaaacaattgaaaaaatcTAAATCAACAATTGCCGAAGAAACAAAGCCAATCGAGGACAACttccaaattaatattaatgacgATCGTTTCAAGGCTGTTTACACCTCGGCCAAATTCAATATAGATCCCACCGATTCACATTTTAAGAAGACCAAAGCGATGGATTTGATTATAAAAGAAAAGCTGAAGCGCCGACATGGTGACGACGGCTTACGAAATGGTAATGATGGCGACACTCAGGAAGTCGAAGTCAAAAGGCCGAAAAAGCAATTGGAGAATACGCTGTTGGTGAAGAGTTTGAAGCGCAAAATTCAAATGCAGCAGCAGAagtga
- the LOC105214636 gene encoding deoxyribonuclease-2-beta: MRRKLLLLLLLPIICGLAAKKESPNVACRDENGEVVDWFYMYKLPRIHTHYGARRNSSGFNYLYITSNNYDAWRLSTHEVTSTESMPGKLLQPLFDDERVLLVAYNDQKPNSNSSTPKAHAKGLLATDGVTAVWLVHSVPRYPEIPIYKYPLTGGRYGQSYLCMSLQGSEVDKVATQLRLMVPQIYYTRTPTAVLARFPILQQVVEGKWQREGPFQNKVKLETLGGTKFKSFAKSGKEVTELYEDVIAPALDVNLLVETWRNGGGNLETNCTLNDKVFNIKEIKEQQLQIAFNTTSDHSKWAVSQESGFKFWRWRVGGADWLCVGDINRQQEQLVRGGGSVCLKNSKVAQLYRQLIQGYEPCPRHVNETNNKKRPRED; this comes from the exons ATGAGACGCAAACTCTTACTGTTACTGCTGCTGCCCATCATCTGCGGCTTGGCTGCCAAGAAAGAGTCGCCAAATGTGGCTTGCCGAGACGAAAATGGTGAGGTGGTTGATTG GTTCTACATGTACAAGTTGCCGCGCATACATACGCATTATGGCGCCAGACGTAACAGTAGCGGCTTCAACTACCTCTACATCACAAGCAATAACTATGACGCCTGGCGTTTGTCTACGCATGAAGTCACCTCCACCGAGTCCATGCCGGGCAAACTGCTACAACCACTGTTCGACGATGAGCGCGTGCTGTTAGTCGCCTACAATGACCAGAAACCCAACAGCAATTCGAGCACACCGAAAGCACACGCCAAGGGACTACTGGCGACCGATGGCGTAACGGCAGTTTGGCTAGTGCATTCGGTGCCGCGCTATCCGGAAATACCAATTTACAAGTATCCGCTCACAGGCGGACGTTATGGTCAGAGTTACCTCTGCATGTCACTGCAAGGCAGCGAAGTGGATAAAGTGGCCACGCAATTGCGGCTAATGGTACCGCAAATTTACTACACGCGCACGCCAACCGCGGTGCTCGCACGTTTTCCTATACTCCAACAGGTTGTGGAGGGTAAGTGGCAGCGCGAGGGACCCTTTCAAAATAAAGTCAAACTCGAGACGTTGGGCGGCACAAAATTCAAATCCTTCGCGAAGAGCGGCAAAGAGGTAACGGAACTATATGAGGATGTTATAGCGCCGGCGCTGGACGTCAATTTACTAGTGGAGACCTGGCGTAATGGTGGCGGTAATTTAGAAACCAACTGCACGCTGAACGACAA GGTCTTCAACATAAAAGAAATCAAAGAACAGCAATTACAAATCGCCTTTAACACCACATCCGATCACTCGAAATGGGCGGTATCGCAGGAGAGCGGTTTCAAGTTCTGGCGTTGGCGTGTTGGTGGCGCGGATTGGCTGTGTGTGGGCGACATAAATCGGCAGCAGGAACAACTGGTGCGCGGCGGTGGTAGCGTTTGCTTGAAGAATAGCAAGGTAGCGCAGCTTTACCGGCAGCTGATACAGGGCTATGAGCCATGCCCTAGGCATGTAAATGAAACGAATAATAAGAAGCGACCGAGAGAGGATTGA